One part of the Asterias amurensis chromosome 11, ASM3211899v1 genome encodes these proteins:
- the LOC139944687 gene encoding ubiquitin domain-containing protein UBFD1-like yields the protein MATNSGDPGGDAEMLDDTLEKSKCTPSETTSENSNPEDGSKLTAGSKTESTNQQSENTNSETKNGSEPPDTTVDVTTENSSKEDENSKETAMDVSAGAELTRVSSDEPAEAAAAEAAEPKETVDFKVVFNKQKHDVRFDLDGTVSSLKIHLQTTTGVPSGMQKLMYRGLMKDDKTLRDLKVTKGVKLMLIGSTINDVLEVNKPVAKGTTKEKDEAGAPAKEPLCKQKMHKKVLDKGKPEDIMTGIKGRKDALPSVPISGMYNKAGGKVRLTFKLEIDQLWIGTKERTEKLPMSSIKNVISEPIEGHEQYHIMAIQLGPTEQSRYWLYWVPAQYTHAIKDAILFKWQYF from the exons GGAGACCCag GTGGCGATGCTGAGATGCTTGATGACACTCTAGAGAAGTCAAAATGCACCCCTTCAGAAACAACCTCAGAGAACTCCAATCCAGAGGACGGGAGCAAATTAACGGCCGGGTCAAAGACGGAATCCACAAACCAGCAAAGTGAAAATACAAACTCAGAAACAAAAAATGGCAGCGAGCCACCGGATACAACTGTCGATGTGACAACGGAGAACAGTAGCAAAGAAGATGAGAATTCTAAGGAGACTGCCATGGATGTGTCTGCCGGAGCTGAACTGACTAGAGTCTCGAGTGATGAGCCAGCagaagcagcagcagcagaagcTGCGGAACCAAAAGAAACAGTGGATTTTAAAGTGGTGTTTAATAAACAGAAACATGATGTTAGATTTGATCTTGATGGAACGGTTTCATCTCTCAAGATACATTTACAGACGACAACAG GTGTACCATCAGGGATGCAGAAGTTGATGTACAGAGGTCTGATGAAAGATGACAAAACACTGAGAGATCTAAAGGTCACCAAAGGGGTCAAGTTGATGCTGATCGGTTCAACCATCAACGATGTTCTAGAAGTCAATAAACCTGTTGCCAAGGGAACTACTAAAGAAAAAGATGAAGCAG GAGCCCCTGCCAAGGAGCCGTTGTGCAAACAGAAGATGCACAAGAAGGTTCTCGATAAAGGAAAACCAGAAGACATTATGACTGGCATCAAGGGCAGAAAG GATGCATTACCGTCAGTGCCAATATCTGGCATGTACAACAAGGCTGGTGGAAAAGTACGACTCACATTTAAATTGGAAATCGATCAACTCTGGATAGGCACAAAAG AGCGGACAGAAAAGCTTCCAATGAGCTCCATTAAGAATGTCATCAGTGAACCCATTGAGGGACATGAACAATATCATATCATG GCCATTCAACTTGGCCCGACGGAGCAATCTCGCTACTGGCTGTACTGGGTACCAGCGCAGTACACACATGCTATCAAGGATGCAATCCTCTTCAAATGGCAGTATTTCTGA